The following proteins come from a genomic window of Frankia casuarinae:
- a CDS encoding IS5-like element ISFsp7 family transposase, producing the protein MSFTYTAELPFGDHTVFRLAGLLVAERQRRGTRKGTRTLSALEQAVMVLRWFCDGTRARRLFSDHGVSRSVGYRYLHEGVAVLAWQAPDLREALMRARVAGYEHLIVDGTVIETDRLRMPGPTEGVDLWWSGTISNHGGNIQVLSAPDDGWPLWVSDVRPGREHDSTALKASGALPVLAEWTADLHEVLFDLGYEGLGNPAGPLATAYKKPKGGTLTDEQKAHNRIHNALRAVGERANALLKGTFRLLHNITIDPWKIGLVVKAALVILHTEHRRTA; encoded by the coding sequence ATGAGTTTCACATACACCGCCGAGCTGCCGTTCGGCGATCACACCGTTTTCCGTCTGGCGGGTCTTCTCGTGGCGGAGCGTCAACGTCGTGGTACCCGCAAGGGCACCCGGACGCTGTCCGCGTTGGAACAGGCCGTGATGGTCCTGCGCTGGTTCTGTGACGGCACCAGGGCCAGGCGGCTCTTCTCCGATCATGGGGTGTCCCGGTCGGTGGGCTACCGCTACCTGCACGAGGGAGTCGCCGTGCTCGCCTGGCAGGCCCCGGACCTGCGTGAAGCGCTGATGCGGGCCAGGGTCGCCGGCTACGAGCATCTCATCGTTGACGGCACGGTCATCGAGACCGACCGGCTACGCATGCCCGGCCCGACCGAAGGCGTGGACCTGTGGTGGTCCGGCACGATCTCCAACCACGGTGGCAACATCCAGGTGCTCTCCGCCCCGGACGACGGCTGGCCACTGTGGGTCTCCGACGTGCGGCCCGGCCGCGAGCACGACTCGACCGCCCTGAAAGCCTCCGGGGCGCTGCCGGTTCTCGCCGAGTGGACCGCCGACCTGCACGAGGTGCTGTTCGACCTCGGCTACGAAGGGCTGGGCAACCCGGCCGGGCCGCTCGCGACCGCGTACAAGAAGCCCAAGGGCGGCACCCTCACCGACGAACAGAAAGCGCACAACCGGATCCACAACGCGCTACGCGCCGTCGGTGAACGCGCGAACGCCCTGCTCAAAGGCACCTTCCGACTCCTCCACAACATCACGATCGACCCCTGGAAGATCGGACTTGTCGTGAAAGCCGCCCTCGTCATCCTCCACACCGAGCACCGCAGAACCGCCTGA
- a CDS encoding IS5/IS1182 family transposase has translation MLTYPGVVDLPESTLTFLAGLLAEDRAQRRTWRKLPPPEQALLVLVHLRKGERYEQLAEGFQVSVGTVHNYIREAVRLLATHGRTLLAAVWIFAWTQSNFLILDGTVVRTNRVRAHNKLYYSGKHKYHGINLQGLTDPYGRLIWISEGLPGSVHDLTAARMHDILDLIDRSELYLYADKGYVGGEGDRLLVPIKKPKNNDLPDRDKEANRTHATTRSQGERGFAVLKNWHIFDRFRGCPRRVGTFAQAALVLATEGL, from the coding sequence TTGCTAACCTACCCTGGTGTCGTCGACCTGCCCGAGTCGACCCTGACCTTCCTCGCGGGGCTGCTGGCCGAGGACCGCGCCCAGCGTCGGACCTGGCGCAAGCTGCCCCCACCCGAGCAGGCACTCCTGGTGCTCGTCCACCTCCGCAAGGGTGAACGCTACGAGCAGCTCGCCGAGGGCTTCCAGGTCAGTGTCGGCACCGTCCACAACTACATCCGCGAAGCCGTCCGCCTGCTCGCCACTCACGGCCGGACCCTGCTCGCCGCGGTCTGGATCTTCGCGTGGACCCAGAGCAACTTCCTCATCCTCGACGGCACCGTCGTGCGTACCAACCGTGTCCGCGCGCACAACAAGCTGTACTACTCGGGCAAGCACAAGTACCACGGCATCAACCTGCAGGGCCTCACCGACCCCTACGGCCGGCTGATCTGGATCTCCGAAGGGCTTCCCGGCTCCGTCCATGACCTCACCGCGGCCCGGATGCACGACATTCTCGATCTGATCGACCGCTCGGAGCTCTACCTCTACGCGGACAAGGGCTACGTCGGCGGCGAGGGCGACCGCCTCCTCGTCCCGATCAAGAAACCCAAGAACAACGACCTCCCCGACCGTGACAAGGAGGCCAACCGGACCCACGCCACCACCCGCTCACAAGGCGAACGAGGATTCGCGGTCCTCAAGAACTGGCACATATTCGACCGTTTCCGTGGCTGCCCACGCCGCGTCGGCACCTTCGCCCAGGCCGCCCTCGTCCTCGCCACCGAGGGCCTTTAG
- a CDS encoding recombinase family protein — MTNRYRERLIDPKDLETMPEARKRAVLSGLDINNRQTQLKDCRTFVESRGGVLLDAPYDEPDTSAWKKRRIRQPDGTIIYRVVRPKYEEVLRDLRRGVARNGERLDGIVVADVDRLTRDQRDLEDAIEVVTQYGRPIIDISGSLDLLTDNGRDVARIVVTLKARQSLDTSKRVRRKHLAMAQAGITVGGNRAFGWLADKETKDEPAAALLVAGADQILAGVGLHTICRQWNDLGIASAMGKKWQKPVLRNIYLSPRIVGYRVYGPTSVPLEKRYVVDADGQPVKGQQQPILDLDVWEAVVAKLRDPSRVSKHVHIGGRKYLLSGIICCGFRGRHLMGGYDRRWGKHHYACKAVTAGGCGKVGVTGRHVDDLVSELVLAYLAGRDVEAEVGRWPRAGELAKAEAKIAKLMGAYDRDELPGPYVFPRVREQEQSILHLRAEQAEWLRAHTGPKVTNLAEGWPSLELEQRWEIISTVIEAVVLKAADGPTNRFDPERVEVVWRP, encoded by the coding sequence GTGACGAATCGTTACCGGGAAAGGCTCATTGACCCCAAGGACCTGGAGACTATGCCGGAGGCGAGGAAACGCGCCGTCCTGTCCGGCCTGGACATCAACAACCGGCAGACCCAACTAAAAGACTGCCGGACGTTCGTGGAGAGCCGCGGCGGCGTCCTCCTGGACGCCCCCTATGACGAGCCTGACACCTCCGCCTGGAAGAAGCGCCGCATCCGGCAACCGGATGGGACGATCATTTACCGCGTCGTCCGGCCGAAGTACGAGGAAGTGCTGCGGGACCTGCGGCGGGGCGTCGCCCGCAACGGGGAGCGCCTGGACGGCATCGTCGTGGCTGACGTGGACCGCCTCACCCGGGACCAGCGCGACCTGGAAGACGCCATCGAGGTCGTCACCCAGTACGGGCGGCCCATCATTGACATCTCCGGCAGCCTGGACCTGCTCACCGACAACGGGCGGGACGTGGCCCGGATCGTCGTCACCCTCAAGGCGCGGCAGTCCCTGGACACCTCCAAGCGGGTTCGGCGCAAGCACCTCGCCATGGCCCAGGCCGGCATTACCGTCGGGGGCAACCGTGCCTTCGGCTGGCTGGCCGACAAGGAAACCAAGGACGAACCGGCGGCGGCGCTCCTGGTCGCGGGGGCGGATCAGATCTTGGCCGGCGTCGGCCTCCACACCATCTGTCGCCAGTGGAACGATCTTGGCATCGCCAGCGCCATGGGCAAGAAGTGGCAAAAACCCGTCCTGCGCAACATCTACCTGTCCCCGCGCATCGTCGGCTACCGGGTGTACGGCCCGACCTCCGTCCCGCTGGAGAAGCGCTACGTGGTGGACGCGGACGGCCAGCCGGTCAAGGGCCAGCAGCAGCCCATCCTGGACCTGGATGTCTGGGAGGCGGTGGTGGCGAAGCTCCGCGACCCCAGCCGGGTTTCCAAGCACGTCCACATCGGCGGACGGAAGTATCTGCTGTCCGGGATCATCTGCTGCGGGTTCCGCGGCCGCCACCTGATGGGCGGCTACGACCGGCGGTGGGGCAAGCACCACTACGCCTGCAAGGCCGTCACCGCGGGCGGGTGCGGCAAGGTCGGCGTCACAGGCCGCCATGTTGATGACCTTGTCTCCGAGCTGGTCCTGGCCTACCTGGCAGGCCGCGACGTCGAGGCCGAGGTGGGCAGGTGGCCAAGGGCGGGCGAGTTGGCCAAGGCGGAGGCCAAGATCGCGAAACTCATGGGTGCCTATGACCGGGACGAGCTGCCCGGCCCGTACGTCTTCCCCCGTGTGCGCGAGCAGGAGCAATCCATCCTGCACCTGAGGGCGGAGCAGGCCGAGTGGCTACGCGCCCACACCGGCCCCAAGGTCACGAACCTGGCCGAGGGCTGGCCCTCTTTGGAGCTGGAGCAGCGCTGGGAGATCATTAGTACCGTCATCGAGGCCGTCGTACTGAAGGCGGCTGACGGCCCAACGAACCGCTTCGACCCCGAACGGGTGGAAGTGGTCTGGCGTCCCTGA
- a CDS encoding IS701 family transposase, translating to MTIPVSLAVLLEGFRPCFTAPSFRTFRALVVGMLATGGRRTVCGMLVGAGLSTLWPHDRAHRFFARAVWSPEKVGLALARLVVDRLVPAGPLHVVVDDTLFHRAGKKVWAVGWFHDGSAKGPDQVGFGNNWVIVGLVVPAPLLGRPVCLPVLARLVRKDTVSASRLWLAARAVEQLAGAFPARRVHVVADAAYAGDELRGLPASVTWTTRLRRDAALFAPAPPRTGRRGRPRLKGDRLPSLAQLAAAATFRPTAVTRYGRAGTVHTAVIRCLWYGVFGPRPVTVVLVRDTDRPGTYDLALVTTDTLTRPAELVARYAARWSIEVAIADAKQIFGVGQARNRLTAAVERTVPFGLACQTLAFAWYLTTGHHHGDAADHRARTPWYTTKTRPCTADLAVKLRRVLITTQYQPTRPANPTDAEIHTLRLAWATTDSALAA from the coding sequence GTGACGATACCGGTTTCTCTGGCGGTGCTGCTGGAGGGTTTCCGGCCGTGTTTCACCGCGCCGTCGTTCCGGACGTTCCGGGCGCTCGTCGTGGGGATGCTCGCCACCGGCGGGCGGCGCACGGTGTGCGGGATGCTCGTCGGCGCGGGCCTGTCCACGCTGTGGCCGCACGACCGGGCGCACCGGTTTTTCGCGCGGGCGGTCTGGTCGCCGGAGAAGGTCGGCCTGGCGCTCGCCCGGCTCGTCGTCGACCGCCTCGTCCCGGCCGGGCCGCTGCACGTCGTCGTCGATGACACCCTGTTCCACCGGGCGGGGAAGAAGGTGTGGGCGGTGGGCTGGTTCCACGACGGATCCGCGAAGGGGCCAGACCAGGTCGGGTTCGGCAACAACTGGGTGATCGTCGGCCTCGTCGTGCCGGCGCCGCTGCTCGGCCGGCCGGTCTGCCTGCCGGTCCTGGCCCGCCTGGTCCGCAAGGACACCGTCTCGGCCTCGCGGCTCTGGCTGGCCGCCCGCGCGGTCGAACAGCTGGCCGGGGCGTTCCCCGCCCGCCGGGTCCACGTCGTCGCGGATGCCGCCTACGCCGGCGACGAGCTCAGGGGACTGCCGGCCTCGGTGACCTGGACGACCCGGCTCCGCCGCGACGCCGCCCTGTTCGCCCCCGCCCCACCCCGCACCGGGAGACGTGGCCGGCCCCGACTCAAGGGCGACCGGTTGCCCTCCCTCGCCCAGCTCGCCGCGGCCGCGACGTTCCGCCCGACGGCCGTGACCCGCTACGGCCGCGCCGGGACCGTGCACACGGCGGTCATCCGCTGCCTGTGGTACGGAGTGTTCGGCCCCCGCCCCGTCACCGTCGTCCTCGTCCGCGACACCGACCGGCCCGGGACCTACGACCTCGCGCTCGTCACGACCGACACCCTGACCAGGCCCGCCGAGCTCGTCGCCCGCTATGCGGCCCGCTGGTCGATCGAGGTCGCGATCGCGGACGCGAAGCAGATCTTCGGGGTCGGCCAGGCCCGCAACCGACTCACCGCCGCCGTCGAACGCACCGTCCCGTTCGGCCTGGCCTGCCAGACCCTCGCCTTCGCCTGGTACCTCACCACCGGCCACCACCACGGCGACGCCGCCGACCACCGCGCCCGCACCCCCTGGTACACCACCAAGACCCGCCCCTGCACCGCCGACCTCGCCGTCAAGCTCCGCCGCGTCCTGATCACCACCCAATATCAGCCCACACGGCCCGCGAACCCGACCGACGCGGAAATCCACACCCTCCGCCTCGCCTGGGCCACCACCGACAGCGCCCTCGCGGCCTGA
- a CDS encoding recombinase family protein, whose protein sequence is MDRNMPPGQLIRPGLTLLLDAVRRADGAIVIVPDLYHLSSLIAARRAIEAEISEAGARLIATAAAGDDVGAQPS, encoded by the coding sequence GTGGACCGGAACATGCCGCCGGGCCAGCTCATCCGCCCCGGCCTCACGCTGCTACTGGATGCGGTCCGGCGCGCGGACGGTGCCATCGTCATCGTTCCCGACCTCTATCACCTCTCCTCGCTCATTGCTGCACGGCGCGCAATCGAAGCAGAAATCAGTGAGGCCGGTGCGCGGCTGATTGCGACCGCGGCCGCCGGCGACGACGTCGGGGCTCAGCCGTCGTGA
- a CDS encoding IS66 family transposase: MSVLSVTDDVTEVAYWRGRAERAEECAEKAEARVGQLQLRVEELSEQVAVLSRMLFGRSSEKTGPSSAVDEKPEDRQDSGGGDAGRPARQRGQRPGSRGHGRRDYSHLQTREEIHDVPEVDRACPGCGVAFTPLGTDDSEQVDWQVVITRIVHRRRRYRRCCTCPGPRTVTAPVPPKPIPKGRFTAGFLARLLYEKYVLGLPLHRIARALAAAGLGVAEGTLCGALKDVHGLLGGLDEQIVARNAAAGHVHADETTWRVFERVEGKDGTRWWLWVFVAADTVVFRMDPTRSAAPVEKHFGIDRAAGALSDGCRLVVSSDFYTVYQSLGRVDGVDPLWCWAHIRRYFIRAGDAHPQLRYWADQWVARIGMLYLAHRALAAEQPTTGGYREAAGAFEAALRAIDTARRAEAAIHSLHPAAKKVLATLDREWDGLARHQDFPDLDLDNNAAERALRTPVVGRKNYYGAHAEWAAHLAARVWTIVATAERNGREPLAFLTGYLNACATAGGKAPAGPALEPFLTWQTTTQTGSPPSTDPPQDGPPDGPEP; this comes from the coding sequence GTGTCTGTTCTGTCTGTCACCGATGATGTCACCGAGGTGGCGTACTGGCGTGGGCGTGCCGAGCGGGCCGAGGAGTGTGCGGAGAAAGCCGAGGCCCGTGTCGGGCAGCTGCAGCTGCGGGTCGAGGAGTTGAGCGAGCAGGTCGCGGTGCTGTCCCGGATGCTGTTCGGTCGTTCCTCGGAGAAGACCGGCCCGTCGTCGGCTGTGGATGAGAAACCAGAAGATCGGCAGGATTCGGGCGGTGGGGATGCCGGCCGGCCGGCGCGTCAACGCGGGCAGCGGCCGGGGAGCCGGGGGCATGGCCGGCGGGACTACTCGCATCTGCAGACCCGCGAGGAGATCCATGATGTGCCCGAGGTCGACCGTGCCTGCCCCGGGTGTGGGGTGGCGTTCACGCCGTTGGGGACCGACGACAGCGAACAGGTCGACTGGCAGGTCGTGATCACCCGGATCGTGCATCGGCGGCGGCGGTATCGGCGGTGCTGCACATGTCCGGGGCCGCGGACAGTGACCGCGCCGGTGCCACCCAAACCGATTCCCAAGGGCCGGTTCACCGCGGGGTTCCTCGCCCGCCTTCTCTACGAGAAGTATGTCCTGGGCCTGCCGTTGCACCGGATCGCTCGGGCGCTGGCCGCCGCCGGGCTCGGTGTTGCCGAGGGCACTCTGTGTGGGGCGTTGAAGGACGTGCATGGACTGCTCGGCGGGCTCGATGAGCAGATCGTGGCGCGTAACGCCGCCGCCGGTCATGTCCACGCGGACGAGACGACGTGGCGGGTGTTCGAGCGGGTCGAGGGCAAGGACGGGACCCGCTGGTGGCTGTGGGTGTTCGTCGCCGCCGACACGGTGGTGTTCCGGATGGACCCGACCCGCTCGGCTGCCCCGGTCGAGAAGCACTTCGGGATCGACCGGGCCGCCGGGGCGCTGTCCGACGGATGTCGCCTCGTCGTCTCGTCGGACTTCTACACCGTCTACCAGTCCCTGGGCCGCGTCGACGGAGTCGACCCGCTCTGGTGCTGGGCACACATCCGCCGGTACTTCATCCGGGCCGGGGACGCCCACCCCCAACTGCGGTACTGGGCCGACCAGTGGGTCGCCCGGATCGGGATGCTCTACCTCGCTCACCGCGCCCTCGCCGCCGAGCAGCCCACAACCGGCGGCTACCGCGAGGCCGCCGGCGCGTTCGAGGCCGCGCTGAGGGCGATCGACACGGCGCGGCGCGCGGAGGCGGCGATCCACAGCCTGCACCCGGCGGCGAAGAAGGTCCTGGCGACCCTGGACCGGGAATGGGACGGGCTGGCCCGCCACCAGGACTTCCCCGACCTGGATCTTGACAACAATGCTGCCGAGAGAGCGCTACGGACCCCGGTCGTCGGGCGGAAGAACTACTACGGCGCACACGCTGAGTGGGCCGCGCACCTCGCCGCCCGGGTCTGGACCATCGTCGCCACCGCGGAGCGTAACGGCCGTGAACCCCTCGCGTTCCTGACCGGCTACCTGAACGCCTGCGCCACAGCCGGCGGGAAAGCACCCGCCGGCCCCGCCCTCGAACCCTTCCTCACCTGGCAGACCACCACCCAGACCGGCAGCCCTCCCAGCACCGACCCACCCCAGGACGGCCCACCCGACGGGCCCGAGCCCTAA
- a CDS encoding helix-turn-helix domain-containing protein — protein sequence MPPSDEEEAVPFAAPRTGGLAVPAANEPGRSPVLTPAQRVGAAMRQAREGRGFSLRYMGDKIGRHHSTLSPNELGNTMATDKTLQLYEEALHLPSGSLVQVKKESLSRGQDITGEKVGEAADSQPQTGAEQSEPLLSPAEIASDRTLKDFGPSRVYTVQGVLRSWQGRLFLAAAATVLAFWAVARYAPTFYPLASPVPDASDAQALHCS from the coding sequence TTGCCACCAAGCGATGAGGAGGAGGCAGTCCCGTTCGCGGCTCCGCGCACGGGCGGCCTGGCCGTGCCTGCCGCCAATGAGCCGGGGCGGTCGCCCGTCCTCACACCGGCTCAGCGCGTCGGCGCCGCGATGCGACAGGCCCGCGAGGGGCGCGGTTTTTCATTGCGCTATATGGGGGACAAAATAGGGAGGCACCACAGCACGCTGTCGCCGAATGAACTCGGTAATACGATGGCGACCGATAAGACGCTTCAGCTCTACGAGGAAGCCCTGCATCTACCTTCAGGCTCCCTGGTGCAGGTAAAGAAGGAGTCTCTTTCGCGGGGGCAAGACATCACCGGGGAAAAAGTTGGGGAAGCGGCCGATAGCCAACCGCAAACCGGTGCCGAACAAAGCGAGCCTCTGCTGTCGCCAGCTGAAATTGCGTCTGATCGCACCTTGAAAGACTTCGGGCCGTCCAGGGTATATACCGTTCAAGGTGTGCTCCGCAGTTGGCAAGGGCGATTGTTCCTGGCCGCCGCCGCAACCGTCCTCGCATTCTGGGCCGTCGCTCGTTACGCGCCCACATTCTACCCATTGGCTAGCCCGGTTCCAGATGCGAGTGACGCCCAGGCACTTCATTGTTCGTAA
- the sigJ gene encoding RNA polymerase sigma factor SigJ gives MTILERFTQARPRLLRLAYSELGDLGEAEEVVQDAWLRLARADHAAIENLDGWLTTVVARLALDRLRSARARREIYVGPWLPEPLGSGDPADRVTLDESVSYALLAVLEQLSPAERTAFVLHDVFDIPFGEVAEVVGRTPEAVRQLAARARRHVRREHSRFVASGEEHDRAVRAFALAVAEGDLGGLLAVLDPDVVWRSDGGGHAVAARRPLHGDIRVARAWVALSRRLDHPIETTLNGQLGLVIPSHDGHRAALSFAVSDNRITRIDVVRNPEKLRRI, from the coding sequence ATGACCATTCTGGAGCGCTTCACGCAGGCACGCCCTCGGCTGCTACGGCTCGCATACAGCGAGCTCGGTGACCTCGGCGAGGCCGAAGAAGTGGTCCAGGATGCCTGGCTGCGGCTCGCGCGCGCGGACCACGCGGCAATCGAGAACCTGGATGGCTGGCTGACCACGGTCGTCGCTAGGCTCGCCCTTGATCGCCTCCGGTCCGCTCGGGCGCGCCGCGAGATCTACGTCGGCCCGTGGCTCCCAGAGCCGCTCGGGTCGGGTGACCCGGCAGACCGTGTCACGCTCGACGAATCCGTCAGCTACGCCTTGCTAGCGGTGCTCGAGCAGCTCTCACCGGCGGAACGCACGGCGTTCGTGCTGCACGACGTGTTCGACATACCGTTCGGCGAGGTCGCCGAGGTGGTCGGCCGCACGCCCGAGGCAGTGCGGCAGCTCGCGGCGCGTGCCCGCCGCCACGTCAGGCGCGAGCACTCGCGTTTCGTGGCCTCGGGTGAGGAGCACGATCGCGCCGTACGGGCGTTCGCGCTGGCAGTGGCCGAGGGCGACCTCGGCGGTCTCCTCGCCGTTCTCGACCCGGATGTCGTCTGGAGGTCGGATGGCGGCGGTCACGCGGTAGCGGCACGCAGACCGCTGCACGGCGACATTCGGGTCGCGCGAGCATGGGTGGCGCTTAGCCGCAGGCTCGACCACCCGATCGAGACCACGCTCAACGGGCAACTCGGGCTGGTGATCCCGAGTCACGACGGCCACCGCGCAGCGCTTTCGTTCGCGGTGAGTGACAATCGGATCACGCGCATCGACGTGGTCCGCAATCCGGAGAAGCTGCGACGAATCTGA
- a CDS encoding ATP-binding protein encodes MTAPATSTSARPRLARSSTVRQFEATAKTVSAARQHTTATLAAWGLAAVADTAELLASELVTNACRASAGRSGVIAMRLTRTDADLVIEVWDANQTAPVRRKPGDDAEGGRGLLLVDALSARWAYYRPRSGGKVVWCSLPLAAPAHVLPEDAEPLPHRPASSGPAQPAEVFTDLVVLRRVADGLRALDWDLPPGEDARP; translated from the coding sequence GTGACGGCCCCGGCGACCTCGACGAGCGCACGCCCACGCCTGGCGCGCTCGTCCACGGTCCGGCAGTTCGAGGCCACGGCCAAGACGGTGAGCGCGGCCCGCCAGCACACCACGGCGACGTTGGCTGCCTGGGGATTGGCCGCAGTTGCGGATACGGCGGAACTGCTGGCCTCGGAGCTCGTGACCAACGCGTGCCGGGCGTCGGCAGGCCGGAGCGGCGTGATCGCCATGCGCCTGACCCGCACGGACGCCGATTTGGTCATTGAGGTCTGGGATGCCAACCAGACCGCGCCGGTGCGGCGAAAGCCTGGAGACGACGCCGAAGGTGGGCGCGGGCTTTTGCTGGTGGACGCCCTGAGCGCCCGGTGGGCGTACTACCGCCCCCGCTCCGGCGGCAAGGTGGTCTGGTGCAGCCTGCCTCTGGCGGCCCCGGCCCACGTCCTCCCCGAGGACGCCGAACCGCTACCCCACCGTCCGGCCTCATCCGGCCCCGCCCAGCCCGCCGAGGTCTTCACGGACCTGGTGGTGCTCCGGCGGGTGGCTGACGGCCTCCGCGCGCTGGACTGGGACCTCCCGCCGGGTGAAGACGCGCGGCCGTGA